The Halomonas elongata DSM 2581 DNA segment GGTGTCGCGGGCCGTTCAGGTTCTCGAGGGGCGCGGCTTGATCGTTCGCCGCCCGTCGCCCAGGGACCAGCGCTTGCACGATCTACGCCTGACCGAGGACGGCCAGGCATTGATGGTCGAACTGGTCCCGCAGGTCAGGGCGTGGGAGGCGGAACTGGTAGCCCCGCTGACGACGGAGGAGTACCGCAGGCTGCTCGACATGATGGGGCGGCTCGAGCAACGGCTGCAGGATGGCGAGTGACTTGCCGGCGCTCCGGGAGCGCCGGCAAGTCAGGCCGGGATTTCGTCCGGGGCGGGCACGCGGCCGCCGAGTCGGGCGGTGATGTCGCTGGCGGCGTCGCGGACCAGCTCGCCGAGCTCCAGCAGCCGGGATTCGGGAATGCGGGCCACTGGGCCGGAAACGGAGATGGCGGCCAATGGGGTGCCGTGCTCGTCGTGAATGCAGGCGGCCACGCAGTGCAGGCCGACGGCATGTTCCTCGCGGTCGCAGGCATAACCGCGTTCGCGGATTTCGGCCATGCTTTCGCGCAGTGCCACCGGGTCGTGCAGGGTGTTGTTGGTGACCCGTGCCAGGCCTCGTTCGTCGAGGATGCGCTCGAATTCATCGTCCGGCAGCCAGGCCATCAACGCCTTGCCGACGCCGGAGGCATGCAGGGGCGCGCGAGACCCGAGGCGGGTGATCATGCGCATCATCTGCGGTGACTCGCTCTGGGCGAGGAAGACCGCCGTGCTGCCATCCCGGACACCGAGGTTGGCGGTTTCGCCGGTCTGGTTGGTCAGGCGGCGCAGGAACGGGCGGCTGGTGCCGACGAAGTCCCGTGCCTCGAGGAAGCTGTTGCCGATGCGGAAGGTCTTGACGTCGATCTTCCACACCCCGAGCTCGTTGTCCTGGGTGACATAGCCCTGGCTCTGCAGGGCCTGCAGCAGCCGGTGGGTCGTCGAGGGGGCGAGTTCCGACTGTTCGGCGATTTCGGACAGGGCCAGGCCGCCGGGGCTGCCTGCCAGGCGTTCGAGCAGATTGAGCCCGCGCACCAGAGACTGGCTGTGCCCACCGCTGCTCTTGCCGGTTGCCGGTCGTCCTGCTGTTCTGCGCCTGCCTTCGGTCACCTCGTCGTCTCCCGCGTTGCTGCCGTTGTTATTGACCTGGCCATCGAGGCGTTGCTCCTGAGCGCCTCGATGGAGCCGGCTTGAAAGCGTAACCGGCTCGTTGAATCGTCAGCATACCGTGTCGTGGCCAATCTGTCTCGCTTTCGGAAATGGTTTCCAGACTCATCTTTGGTGGAAGACGTGCCCGCCACCCCCTTCGGCTGACGTATCATCGTGCATTCGCGTCGTTATCGGGGGAGAGTGGCGATGCAACAACAAGATCAAGAACATGTAGAGGGAGCGAGTCCGGATGGCTTGACCGGGCGGCTGGCCCAGGCTGCCGTGCTGGTGATCGACGACGAGCCGGGCATGCGCAACTTCCTGGTGAAGACGCTGCGACTCTATTGTCGCGAGGTCGTCGAGGCCGAGGATGTCGAGCAGGCCGAGGCCCGGATGCGTCAGGCAAGCTTCGATGTGGTGTTGCTCGACAACGTCATGCCCGGGCGCAATGGCATCGAGTGGCTGGCCGAGCGCCATCGCCAGGGAGCCATTGCCGACACCATCGTCGTCACGGCCTACGCCGATCTGGACACCGCCATCGAGGCCATGCGTGCCGGGGCCCGGGACTTCATTCTCAAGCCGGTGCGCTCCAATCAGGTGTTGAACGCCGTACGGCGCTGCATCGAGCTTGGCCAGCTCAAGCGGGAGAACGCCCTGCTGCGTCACGAGCTGCAGAGCGTTGATATCTGGCGACGGCGCCGCAGTGAGCTCATCGGCGATTCCGAGGAGATCGAGGAAGTTCGACGTACCCTCGATCGGGTGACCAACATGCCGACGCCGATCCTGATCCGCGGCGAGTCCGGTACCGGCAAGGAGGTGGCGGCGCGACACCTGCACGCTGCCTCGGAGCGGGCTTCGCGCCCCTTCGTGGCGGTGAACTGCGCAGCGATTCCTGCCGACATGCTGGAAATCGAGCTGTTCGGTCATACGCGCAATGCCTTTGCCGGGGCCGAAGAGCATCGCGAGGGCCTGCTGGTTTCCGCCCAGGGCGGCACGGTCTTTCTCGATGAGATAGGGGAATTGTCGGCCGCCGCGCAGCTGGCGCTGACGCGGGTGCTCGAGGATCGCACCGTGCGGCCGGTGGGAGGCGAGCA contains these protein-coding regions:
- a CDS encoding MarR family winged helix-turn-helix transcriptional regulator, with protein sequence MTDENLSTDFDLEHFLPYRLDRLADRVSEALAQLYEAHYDLNVAQWRVLAWLHHRHELTAKQICAATRMDKARVSRAVQVLEGRGLIVRRPSPRDQRLHDLRLTEDGQALMVELVPQVRAWEAELVAPLTTEEYRRLLDMMGRLEQRLQDGE
- the bhcR gene encoding HTH-type transcriptional regulator BhcR, whose translation is MTEGRRRTAGRPATGKSSGGHSQSLVRGLNLLERLAGSPGGLALSEIAEQSELAPSTTHRLLQALQSQGYVTQDNELGVWKIDVKTFRIGNSFLEARDFVGTSRPFLRRLTNQTGETANLGVRDGSTAVFLAQSESPQMMRMITRLGSRAPLHASGVGKALMAWLPDDEFERILDERGLARVTNNTLHDPVALRESMAEIRERGYACDREEHAVGLHCVAACIHDEHGTPLAAISVSGPVARIPESRLLELGELVRDAASDITARLGGRVPAPDEIPA
- a CDS encoding sigma-54-dependent transcriptional regulator, which codes for MQQQDQEHVEGASPDGLTGRLAQAAVLVIDDEPGMRNFLVKTLRLYCREVVEAEDVEQAEARMRQASFDVVLLDNVMPGRNGIEWLAERHRQGAIADTIVVTAYADLDTAIEAMRAGARDFILKPVRSNQVLNAVRRCIELGQLKRENALLRHELQSVDIWRRRRSELIGDSEEIEEVRRTLDRVTNMPTPILIRGESGTGKEVAARHLHAASERASRPFVAVNCAAIPADMLEIELFGHTRNAFAGAEEHREGLLVSAQGGTVFLDEIGELSAAAQLALTRVLEDRTVRPVGGEQEVPLDLRFVCATSKDLAHEVAAGRFREDLYFRVNVIEIKMPPLRLRGADTLALAELFMSEISRQLGLARLEIDASTRAAILRHRWPGNIRELLNFIERSLIFGRFPLETLAPPPETEIETLEVVERRQILDALEATHGNRAEAARRLGVSRKTVDRKCAAWGL